A genome region from Nocardia sp. NBC_01730 includes the following:
- the yczR gene encoding MocR-like transcription factor YczR, with product MATRVIGAGSLARDLGRWRNMDDGEGNSAGRRSARPAYLALAEGIRLLIHDGRAPLGVALPSERDLAATLGVSRTTITSTYSLLREHGYLISRQGSRSTVALPRDVQHDGIKPARSILATMAPPELPTIDMTYAAMAAPIEMQEAYSTALQGLPTYLGTHGMDPVGVLALREAIARRYTARGLPTDPDQILVTLGAQHGLRLLLNVLTAPAARVLIDHPTYPNAIEAIRDVGARPVPVPLRPEDPVARWDLDGIRSAARQTAATLAYLVPDYNNPTGLLLDADGRAELAVIARETRMTVVIDESMADLGLGNEVPPPPVAAFAKGAEIVTIGSASKSFWGGLRVGWIRTNQSLITKLLGIRSTVDLGTPVMDQLATVHLLEHADVILDRRRGQLRSQRVALLDSLAEELPDWRVTVGAGGMSVWAQLPSSVSTALAATAPNHGVLLAAGPRFGVQGAFERFLRLPFTHQEPELRLAVKAIASAYEALTPRAADPLTPLTCY from the coding sequence ATGGCGACGAGAGTGATCGGCGCGGGCAGCTTGGCTCGCGACCTGGGTCGGTGGCGGAACATGGACGACGGCGAGGGCAATTCGGCCGGGCGGCGGTCCGCGCGTCCGGCGTACCTGGCGCTCGCCGAAGGCATTCGGCTGCTGATCCACGACGGGCGCGCACCCTTGGGTGTCGCGCTGCCCAGCGAACGCGATCTCGCCGCCACCCTGGGGGTCAGTCGCACGACCATCACGTCCACCTACTCACTGTTGCGGGAGCACGGCTACCTGATCAGCAGGCAGGGCTCGCGCAGCACCGTGGCGCTGCCACGCGACGTGCAGCACGACGGCATCAAGCCGGCCAGGAGCATCCTCGCCACAATGGCGCCGCCCGAGCTGCCCACCATCGACATGACCTACGCCGCCATGGCCGCACCGATCGAGATGCAAGAAGCGTATTCGACTGCTCTGCAAGGGCTTCCGACGTATCTCGGCACGCACGGCATGGACCCGGTCGGTGTGCTCGCGCTACGCGAGGCGATCGCCCGCCGCTACACCGCGCGCGGCCTGCCGACCGACCCGGACCAGATCCTGGTCACCCTCGGCGCACAGCACGGCCTGCGCCTACTGCTGAACGTGCTCACCGCACCCGCCGCCCGCGTGCTCATCGACCACCCGACCTATCCGAACGCCATCGAGGCGATTCGCGACGTCGGTGCCCGCCCGGTGCCGGTGCCGCTGCGCCCGGAAGACCCGGTGGCCCGCTGGGATCTCGACGGAATCCGCAGCGCCGCACGGCAAACCGCGGCCACGCTTGCCTACCTCGTGCCGGATTACAACAATCCGACCGGCCTGCTGCTGGACGCCGACGGCCGTGCCGAGCTGGCTGTCATCGCCAGGGAGACCAGGATGACCGTCGTGATCGACGAGTCCATGGCGGATCTCGGGCTCGGCAACGAAGTCCCGCCACCTCCGGTCGCGGCGTTCGCCAAGGGCGCCGAGATCGTCACGATCGGCTCGGCGTCGAAATCGTTCTGGGGTGGTCTGCGCGTCGGCTGGATTCGCACCAACCAGTCGCTGATCACCAAACTGCTCGGCATCCGTTCCACGGTCGATCTCGGCACCCCTGTCATGGACCAGTTGGCCACCGTCCACCTGCTCGAGCACGCGGACGTCATCCTCGACCGCCGCCGCGGCCAATTGCGTTCGCAGCGTGTCGCTCTGCTCGATTCCCTCGCCGAGGAGCTGCCGGACTGGCGCGTGACCGTCGGTGCGGGCGGCATGTCGGTGTGGGCGCAGCTGCCGAGTTCGGTGTCGACCGCACTGGCCGCGACAGCGCCCAATCACGGCGTATTGCTTGCCGCGGGGCCGAGATTCGGCGTGCAGGGCGCGTTCGAACGGTTCCTACGGCTGCCGTTCACGCACCAGGAACCCGAATTACGATTGGCGGTCAAGGCAATTGCCTCCGCCTATGAGGCGCTGACGCCACGTGCCGCCGATCCGTTGACGCCGTTGACCTGCTACTGA
- a CDS encoding helix-turn-helix transcriptional regulator: MARNWPMIERESEFEAIRAALTGPEHVGVVLTGDAGVGKTTLARHATSAIGGNIRWVAGTESARSIPLGVFAHMVGVYTAHDPVTFMSAAREALLADGHTVIGVDDAHLLDQLSATLLLQLAIDKAAHIVVTVRSGVPVPDAVTSLWKDGHLMRIDLRPFSQRQSVELVESMLGGQLEGFTANLMWESSAGNALFLKHLVEGALEAGTLRQVNGVWQLRGRAAVTSELAALLEDRVEQLPDPVLRVLELLTFCEPIDLDVLAELAGEDAVEAAENRGVIRVVESSHQLTVRYNHPLFGEVIRRRLGIASARRLRGRLYSSLKERPINSAADRIRLAELALDSDKSADLELFEAAAADAIGLANLPLGERFARAAVERRGGVEAADLLARALLWQGHRIEAERTLASFDPDQLDEVQLARWGSTRVANLLWAMGDADRADEVLTLLRGKVKHPKIAAIFTGLGSASAVNENRIDHAFTEAETVMTTEGAPPWAVWWAAFGGGLALALMGKGEAAREYAARGHEVEEHIDGLNRFMSTHAEVLALTFTGDLEAARHCAGAYFGYSAPGQYLAWGMSKILQGTVDVAQGRFLVGIEHLEQALAALSAEGAAAWMFPARIRLAEAYSALGRAVEAAESIADATARGGRHSAVYEPQLEIARAWQAAAEGTVTPAVRIAIGAADAAARAHQHAIEAMALHTAARFGDHSAAGRLADLASRVEGRLVQAQARHAVALAAHDGPGLDAAAAEFERIGAMLSAADAAAQAASAHERAGNRRRLLESAAAANRLAAACGGASTPALRHAAQPLPLTAREREIANLVAAGLSNRQIADRLTVSVRTVEGHLYRACIKMDVTDRESLGALMRGESGAR; encoded by the coding sequence ATGGCTCGGAACTGGCCGATGATCGAGCGCGAAAGCGAATTCGAGGCGATCCGCGCGGCGCTGACCGGGCCGGAACATGTCGGGGTGGTGCTCACCGGCGATGCCGGGGTGGGCAAGACCACGCTGGCCCGGCATGCCACCTCCGCGATCGGCGGCAATATTCGCTGGGTGGCGGGCACGGAGTCGGCACGCAGCATTCCACTGGGGGTGTTCGCGCACATGGTCGGCGTCTATACGGCGCACGATCCGGTGACGTTCATGTCCGCCGCGCGCGAGGCACTACTCGCCGACGGGCACACGGTGATCGGGGTGGACGACGCGCACCTGCTCGACCAGCTCTCGGCAACCCTGCTGTTGCAGCTGGCCATCGACAAGGCCGCGCACATCGTGGTCACCGTCCGCAGCGGAGTGCCGGTGCCCGACGCGGTCACCTCGCTGTGGAAAGACGGGCATCTGATGCGCATCGATCTGCGCCCGTTCAGCCAGCGCCAGAGCGTGGAGCTGGTGGAGTCGATGCTCGGCGGGCAGCTGGAGGGGTTCACCGCCAACCTGATGTGGGAGTCCTCGGCCGGAAACGCCCTGTTCCTCAAGCATTTGGTCGAGGGAGCGCTGGAGGCGGGCACGCTGCGCCAGGTGAACGGTGTGTGGCAGCTGCGCGGCCGGGCCGCGGTGACCTCGGAACTGGCCGCGCTGCTGGAGGATCGGGTCGAGCAGCTGCCCGATCCGGTGCTGCGGGTGCTGGAACTGCTGACCTTCTGCGAGCCGATCGATCTCGACGTACTCGCCGAATTGGCTGGTGAGGATGCGGTGGAAGCCGCCGAGAACCGCGGCGTGATCCGGGTTGTGGAGAGTTCGCATCAGCTCACCGTGCGATACAACCACCCGCTGTTCGGCGAGGTGATCCGGCGCAGGCTCGGCATCGCCTCGGCACGACGATTGCGTGGTCGTCTGTATTCCTCGCTCAAAGAACGTCCGATCAACTCCGCCGCTGACCGTATCCGGCTGGCCGAATTGGCCTTGGACAGTGATAAATCCGCGGATCTGGAATTGTTCGAAGCCGCCGCCGCCGACGCGATCGGTTTGGCGAATCTGCCACTGGGCGAACGTTTCGCGCGGGCCGCGGTGGAGCGGCGCGGCGGCGTGGAGGCCGCCGACCTGCTGGCCCGCGCCCTGTTGTGGCAGGGGCATCGGATCGAGGCCGAACGCACGTTGGCCAGCTTCGACCCGGACCAGCTCGACGAGGTGCAGCTTGCGCGCTGGGGTAGCACCCGGGTGGCGAATCTGTTGTGGGCGATGGGCGATGCCGACCGCGCCGACGAAGTGCTGACACTGTTGCGCGGCAAGGTGAAGCATCCGAAGATCGCCGCGATCTTCACCGGTCTCGGCTCGGCGTCGGCCGTCAACGAGAACCGGATCGACCACGCGTTCACCGAGGCCGAAACGGTCATGACCACGGAGGGCGCGCCGCCGTGGGCGGTGTGGTGGGCCGCGTTCGGCGGCGGCCTCGCACTGGCGTTGATGGGCAAGGGCGAGGCCGCAAGGGAGTACGCGGCACGCGGTCACGAGGTGGAAGAGCACATCGACGGGCTCAACCGCTTCATGTCCACGCACGCGGAGGTGCTCGCGCTCACCTTCACCGGCGATCTCGAGGCAGCACGGCATTGCGCCGGAGCGTATTTCGGCTACTCCGCGCCGGGGCAATACCTGGCCTGGGGCATGTCGAAGATTCTGCAGGGCACCGTCGACGTGGCGCAGGGCCGGTTCCTGGTCGGCATCGAGCATCTGGAACAGGCGCTGGCCGCGCTGTCGGCCGAAGGCGCGGCCGCCTGGATGTTTCCGGCGAGAATTCGCCTGGCCGAGGCGTATTCGGCGCTCGGCCGCGCCGTCGAAGCGGCCGAGTCGATCGCGGACGCCACCGCGCGTGGGGGACGGCACAGTGCGGTCTACGAACCACAGCTCGAAATCGCCCGTGCCTGGCAGGCTGCCGCCGAGGGCACCGTCACCCCGGCCGTCCGGATCGCCATCGGCGCGGCCGACGCGGCAGCCCGCGCGCATCAGCATGCGATCGAGGCCATGGCGCTGCACACCGCGGCCCGATTCGGTGATCACTCCGCGGCAGGACGGCTGGCCGACCTGGCGTCCCGGGTGGAGGGACGGCTCGTGCAGGCGCAGGCACGACACGCGGTAGCCCTCGCCGCACACGACGGTCCCGGACTCGACGCCGCCGCGGCGGAATTCGAGCGCATCGGTGCGATGCTGTCGGCGGCTGACGCCGCTGCCCAGGCCGCGTCGGCACATGAGCGGGCCGGGAACCGGCGCAGGCTGCTGGAGTCCGCCGCCGCGGCGAACCGCCTTGCCGCCGCCTGTGGCGGAGCGAGCACGCCCGCCCTGCGGCACGCCGCGCAGCCGTTGCCGTTGACCGCGCGGGAACGCGAGATCGCGAATCTCGTCGCCGCGGGGCTGTCCAATCGGCAGATCGCGGACCGCCTCACCGTCTCGGTGCGCACGGTGGAGGGGCATCTCTACCGTGCCTGCATCAAGATGGACGTCACCGATCGCGAATCCCTCGGCGCCCTGATGCGCGGCGAATCCGGAGCCAGGTGA
- a CDS encoding CaiB/BaiF CoA transferase family protein yields MGTSSTAGHGPLAGIKVIELAGIGPGPHAALLLADLGADVVRVQRAGQLPGGFDRPQLRGRTVVEANLKDPADLEKVLGLVEKADVLIEGFRPGVTERMGIGPDDALARNPRLVYGRMTGWGQEGPLADRAGHDINYISITGVLHAIGRKGERPVPPLNMVGDFGGGSMFLVFGILAALVERQTSGKGQVIDAAMVDGALALSHMIWGMRGAGAWSDERGVNLLDTGMSFYDTYETSDGKYMAVGAIEPQFYAQLLAGLEIDPEGLPFQLDPAGQETLKKLFAERFRAKTRDEWTEIFVGTDACVSPVLTFAEATKNEHIAARGSLLELDDITQHAPAPRFSRTPNGIPTPPPTTATPIESVWADRASSE; encoded by the coding sequence GTGGGCACTTCATCCACCGCCGGGCATGGCCCGCTCGCTGGCATCAAGGTCATCGAACTGGCCGGTATCGGCCCCGGTCCGCACGCCGCACTGCTGCTCGCCGATCTCGGCGCCGACGTAGTGCGAGTGCAGCGCGCCGGCCAGCTGCCCGGCGGTTTCGACCGGCCGCAGCTGCGCGGAAGGACCGTCGTCGAGGCCAACCTCAAGGACCCCGCCGATCTCGAGAAGGTGCTCGGCCTGGTCGAGAAGGCGGACGTGCTGATCGAAGGCTTCCGTCCCGGCGTCACCGAGCGGATGGGCATCGGCCCGGACGATGCGCTCGCTCGCAACCCCCGCCTGGTCTACGGCCGGATGACCGGCTGGGGTCAGGAGGGTCCACTGGCCGACCGCGCCGGACACGACATCAATTACATCTCCATCACCGGCGTGCTGCACGCGATCGGGCGTAAGGGGGAGCGCCCGGTCCCGCCGCTGAACATGGTGGGCGACTTCGGAGGCGGCTCGATGTTCCTGGTGTTCGGCATCCTCGCCGCACTGGTCGAGCGACAGACTTCGGGCAAGGGGCAGGTGATCGACGCGGCGATGGTCGATGGCGCCCTTGCCCTTTCGCACATGATCTGGGGGATGCGCGGAGCGGGCGCCTGGTCCGACGAGCGCGGCGTGAACCTGCTCGACACCGGAATGTCGTTCTACGACACTTACGAAACCTCCGACGGCAAGTACATGGCGGTCGGCGCGATCGAGCCGCAGTTCTACGCGCAGCTGCTCGCCGGGCTCGAGATCGATCCGGAAGGACTGCCCTTCCAGCTCGACCCGGCGGGCCAGGAGACGTTGAAAAAGCTGTTCGCCGAACGCTTCCGGGCCAAGACCCGCGACGAGTGGACCGAGATCTTCGTCGGGACCGACGCTTGCGTCTCGCCGGTCCTCACTTTTGCGGAGGCGACGAAGAACGAGCACATCGCGGCCCGCGGCTCGCTGCTGGAGCTGGACGACATCACCCAGCATGCCCCGGCGCCTCGGTTCTCCCGCACCCCGAACGGCATCCCCACCCCACCGCCGACCACGGCCACGCCCATCGAGTCGGTGTGGGCCGACCGAGCATCGAGCGAGTAA
- a CDS encoding adenylosuccinate synthase, translated as MPAIVLIGAQWGDEGKGKATDLLGGRVQWVVRYQGGNNAGHTVVLPNGDNFALHLIPSGILTPGVTNVIGNGVVIDPGVLLAELAGLEERGVDTSGLLLSADAHLIMPYHVAIDKVTERFLGNKKIGTTGRGIGPCYQDKVARVGVRVADVLDEKILTQKVEAALEFKNQVLVKIYNRRALDPQQVVDEVLAQADSFKHRIADTRLQLNLALERGETVLLEGSQGTLLDVDHGTYPYVTSSNPTSGGAAVGAGVGPNRINTVLGILKCYTTRVGSGPFPTELFDEFGTYLAKTGGEVGVTTGRARRCGWFDAVIARYATRVNGITDYFLTKLDVLSSLETVPICVAYDVDGERVEQMPTTQTGFHHAKPIFEEMPGWWEDISGARTFEELPANAQAYVLRLEELSGARISCVGVGPGRDQTIVRHDVLG; from the coding sequence ATGCCGGCAATCGTCCTCATCGGCGCCCAATGGGGTGACGAAGGTAAGGGCAAAGCAACCGATCTGCTCGGTGGCCGGGTGCAGTGGGTGGTTCGCTACCAAGGCGGCAACAACGCCGGACACACCGTGGTACTGCCCAACGGGGACAATTTCGCCCTGCACCTGATCCCCTCCGGCATTCTCACCCCCGGCGTGACGAACGTCATCGGCAACGGCGTCGTCATCGACCCTGGTGTGCTGCTCGCGGAGCTGGCCGGGCTGGAAGAGCGCGGCGTGGACACCTCCGGCCTGCTGCTCTCCGCCGACGCACACCTGATCATGCCGTACCACGTGGCCATCGATAAGGTCACCGAACGCTTCCTCGGCAACAAGAAGATCGGCACCACGGGCCGCGGCATCGGCCCCTGCTACCAGGACAAGGTCGCCCGCGTCGGCGTGCGCGTCGCAGACGTGCTCGACGAGAAGATCCTCACCCAGAAGGTCGAGGCCGCGCTGGAGTTCAAGAACCAGGTGCTGGTCAAGATCTACAACCGCCGTGCGCTCGACCCGCAGCAGGTGGTCGACGAGGTGCTCGCACAGGCCGACAGCTTCAAGCACCGGATCGCCGACACCCGGCTACAGCTGAACCTGGCGCTGGAGCGCGGGGAGACGGTGCTGCTGGAGGGTTCACAGGGCACCCTGCTGGACGTGGACCACGGCACCTACCCGTACGTCACCTCGTCGAACCCGACTTCCGGCGGTGCGGCGGTCGGCGCGGGCGTCGGGCCCAATCGGATCAATACGGTGCTCGGCATCCTGAAGTGCTACACCACCCGGGTCGGCTCCGGTCCGTTCCCGACGGAGCTGTTCGACGAGTTCGGCACGTACCTGGCCAAGACCGGCGGCGAAGTCGGCGTAACCACCGGCCGCGCGCGACGCTGCGGCTGGTTCGACGCGGTGATCGCCCGCTACGCCACCCGGGTCAACGGCATCACCGACTACTTCCTCACCAAGCTGGACGTTCTGTCCAGCCTGGAGACGGTGCCGATCTGCGTCGCCTATGACGTCGACGGCGAGCGGGTCGAGCAGATGCCGACCACCCAGACCGGATTCCACCACGCGAAGCCGATTTTCGAGGAGATGCCCGGCTGGTGGGAGGACATCTCCGGCGCGCGTACCTTCGAGGAGCTGCCGGCGAACGCACAGGCGTACGTGTTGCGTCTGGAGGAGCTGTCCGGCGCCCGGATTTCTTGTGTCGGTGTCGGTCCCGGCCGGGATCAGACGATCGTCCGGCACGACGTCCTCGGCTAG